The DNA sequence CCACCCCGGCGTCCGGACGTCGTTCGACGTGAACTGGCGTCCCGCGTTGTGGGGGCCGTCGGGGCCGGACGTGCTGCGGGAGCTGGCCGCCACGGCGGACGTCGTGCTGGTGGGCGACGACGAGGCCGGGGCGTTGTGGGGTGTGTCGGAGCCGGCCGCCGTCCGCGAGGTGCTGCCGTCACCCGGGACGCTGGTGGTCAAGCAGGGCCCGGTCGGCGCCACCGTGATCGAGGCGGGCGCCGCGCCGGTGTTCGAGCCCGCGCTGGCCGTGGACGTGGTGGAGCCGGTCGGCGCGGGTGACGCGTTCGCCGCCGGGTTCCTCGCGGCCTGCCTGTCCGGCGAGGCGCCCGCCCGACGGCTGCGGGCCGGGCACCTGGCCGCGGCGGGGGCGCTGTGCACGCTGTCCGACGTCGCCGTGCCGTTGCCGGCGGCCGACGTGGCGCGCCTGCTGACCGCCGACCCGGCTGCCTGGGCCGCGGCCCGGGTCAGCGCGGCGGGCGTGCGGTGACCTGCGGGTTCTGGTGCGAGTGTTGAATTCGGGTGTTCCGAACGGAGGACTCTCGGGTCCTGGACGTAGGACTCTCGGGGCGTGGAGGTTCGACACGCGGACCCTGGAGGTTCGACTCTCGGGTCAGACGGCGGAGGTCGACGAGCGTTCGTGCAGTTCGGAGCTCAGGACCACGCGGCGGACCGGGCGGTCGGGGCCCTGGGCCAGGCGGGCGAGGACCAGGTGGACCGCGGTGCCGCCCACGGCGTACTTCGGCGGGCGCATGGCGGTCAGCGGCGGGTGGGCGAAGCGGGCGACTTCGTCGTCGTAGGCCACCACCGACAGGTCGGCGGGCACCCGGATGCCCCGCTCCTCGGCCCGTTGCACCAGTGACACCGCCTCCCGGTCCGAGTGCACGACCAGTGCGGTGGCGTGGTGCTCGGCGCACAGGTCCAGCACCCGGTCGACGTCGACCGCCCAGCCCGGCTCGTGGTACGCCGCGACCAGCGCCTCGGGGGTCGGGTGCAGGCCGAGGTCGGTCATCGCCCGGTGCCAGCCGTCGCGGATCTGCCCGGACGTCGGGCTGCCCGCGCTGGTCGCGAGCCCGATGGCCCGGTGGCCGCGGGCGTGCAGGTGGCGCACGGCGAGGTCCGCGCCCGAGGCGTGGTCGGTGCGCACCGACTCGACGTGCTGCCGGTACGGGCCGGTGACCGCGGACCGCTCGACCAGCACGACCGGCACCGGCAGGGCGGTCAGCCACGCGACCAGCTCCTCGGCCCCGGGCCCGCGGGTGGGCGGCGCGACCAGCAGCGCGTCGACCGCACCGCTGCCGATCATCCACTCCACCTGGTGCCGCACGTCGTCCACCTGGTACGACGCGCCGCGCAGCACGAGCCGGGCACGCCGCTCGTGCGCCGTGTCCTGCGCCCCGCGGATGACCTCGGGCCAGTAGTAGTCCAGCGACGGCACGACCATCCCGATCGCGGGTGCGGCGTCCGGGTCGGCCGGCTCGGCGGCGACGAGCCGGACGCCGCCGTGCACGCGTTCCACCAGGCCCTCGGCGGCCAGGTCGTTGACGTCCCGCCGCACGGTGACCGGCGTGACGCCCATGGCCCGGGCGAGGTGCGCGATGCGCACGACGCCCCGGCCCTCCAGGTGCTCCAGCAGCCACTGCCGTCGGGCGGCGGGCAGCATCACGCCCCTGGCCTCCGGTTCGTCCATGACCCGCCTGCCCGCCTCGCTGTCCTGATCGAAACTGATCGTAACAAGCAAACTGTACAGTCTTGCCTGCGCTTTGTGTCTGAGATTGACTGTTTCTGACTGACCTAGTCGTGAAACGATCCGACGGAAGGAAGGCGATGCTCGTGGAGCAGCGCTACGCGACCGCGCCGCAGCAGGTGCCGTCCATGAGCACGGACGACCTGAGGCGGCACTACCTGGTCGAAGACCTGTTCGCCGACGACGAGGTGCGTGCGGTCCACAGCCACCACGACCGGGTCGTGCTCGTGGGCGCGCTGCCGCGCACCGGCCCCCTGGGCCTGCCGGGGTTCGCGGAGATCCGGGCCGAGCGCTTCTTCGACCGTCGCGAGGCCGGGATCGTCAACGTGGGCGGACCGGGCACGGTCACGGTGGACGGCACCGAGCACCGGCTGGAGCCGACCGCGTGCCTGTACGTCGGCCGGGGTGCGGAGGAGGTGGTGTTCGCGTCCGACGACGAGTCCGCGCCCGCCGCGTTCTACCTGTTCTCCGCGCCCGCGCACACCGCGTACCCGACCACGTTGGTGGAGCCGGGCGGCGGCACGGTCCGCGAGCTGGGCGACCCGCTGACCTCCAACCGCCGCACGCTGACCCAGTACATCCACGAGAACGGCGTCCGCAGCTGCCAGGTCGTGATGGGCGTGACCGCGCTGCACCCCGGCAGCATGTGGAACACCATGCCCGCGCACACCCACGAGCGCCGCATGGAGGTCTACCTCTACTTCGGCCTGCCCGAGGACGCCCGCGTCGTGCACCTGCTCGGCGAGCCGACCGAGACCCGGCACCTGGTCGTGGCCGACCGCCAGGCGGTGATCTCGCCGCCGTGGTCGGTGCACAGCGGTGTGGGCACCGCCGCGTACAGCTTCGTGTGGGCGATGGCGGGGGAGAACCAGGCGTTCGACGACATGGACCCGCACCCCGCGGCGGCGCTGCGATGACGCCGGGGGTCGCGGGCCTGCTCGACCTGAGCGGCAGGACGGCCGCCGTCACCGGTGCGAGCCGGGGCATCGGGCTCGCGGTGGCCCGGCTGCTGGCCGCGGCGGGCGCGGACGTGATCGGGATCAGCGCGTCCATGCCTGCGGGCGACAGCCCGGCGCGGACCGCGGTCGAGGCCGAGGGGCGCGTGTTCACGCCGGTGCGCACCGACCTGTCCGACCACGCGCAGGTGGCCGGGCTGGGCGCGCTGCTGGCCGCACGGGAGGTGGACGTGCTGGTCAACAACGGCGGCACGATCCGCCGCGCGCCCGCCGCCGAGCACGCCGACGCGGACTTCGACCACGTGCTCGACGTCAACCTGCGCGCCACCTGGACGTTGTCGCGCGACGTCGGCCGGGCGATGCTGGCCCGCGGCTCGGGCCGGATCGTGAACATCGCGTCGATGCTGAGCTTCCAGGGCGGGATCACCGTGCCCGGGTACACCGCGTCGAAGGCGGGCGTGGCCGGCCTGACCAAGGCGCTGGCCAACGAGTGGGCGCACCGCGGCGTCAACGTCAACGCCGTGGCGCCCGGCTACGTCAGCACCGACAACACCGACGCCCTGCGCGCGGACCCCGACCGCAGCCGGTCCATCCTGGAGCGCATCCCGGCCGGGCG is a window from the Saccharothrix saharensis genome containing:
- a CDS encoding sugar kinase, which gives rise to MGETMAVFTPAEAGPPEDVRTWVRGVGGAESNVACALAALGVEVGWVSAVGDDPFGRAVVASVAGAGVDVTRVRVDPARPTGLYVKEAGKAGSTARYYRAGSAASALGPEVVDGLDLDAVAYVHLTGITAALSPSCLALVHALLDHPGVRTSFDVNWRPALWGPSGPDVLRELAATADVVLVGDDEAGALWGVSEPAAVREVLPSPGTLVVKQGPVGATVIEAGAAPVFEPALAVDVVEPVGAGDAFAAGFLAACLSGEAPARRLRAGHLAAAGALCTLSDVAVPLPAADVARLLTADPAAWAAARVSAAGVR
- a CDS encoding substrate-binding domain-containing protein encodes the protein MDEPEARGVMLPAARRQWLLEHLEGRGVVRIAHLARAMGVTPVTVRRDVNDLAAEGLVERVHGGVRLVAAEPADPDAAPAIGMVVPSLDYYWPEVIRGAQDTAHERRARLVLRGASYQVDDVRHQVEWMIGSGAVDALLVAPPTRGPGAEELVAWLTALPVPVVLVERSAVTGPYRQHVESVRTDHASGADLAVRHLHARGHRAIGLATSAGSPTSGQIRDGWHRAMTDLGLHPTPEALVAAYHEPGWAVDVDRVLDLCAEHHATALVVHSDREAVSLVQRAEERGIRVPADLSVVAYDDEVARFAHPPLTAMRPPKYAVGGTAVHLVLARLAQGPDRPVRRVVLSSELHERSSTSAV
- the kduI gene encoding 5-dehydro-4-deoxy-D-glucuronate isomerase, giving the protein MLVEQRYATAPQQVPSMSTDDLRRHYLVEDLFADDEVRAVHSHHDRVVLVGALPRTGPLGLPGFAEIRAERFFDRREAGIVNVGGPGTVTVDGTEHRLEPTACLYVGRGAEEVVFASDDESAPAAFYLFSAPAHTAYPTTLVEPGGGTVRELGDPLTSNRRTLTQYIHENGVRSCQVVMGVTALHPGSMWNTMPAHTHERRMEVYLYFGLPEDARVVHLLGEPTETRHLVVADRQAVISPPWSVHSGVGTAAYSFVWAMAGENQAFDDMDPHPAAALR
- a CDS encoding SDR family oxidoreductase, giving the protein MTPGVAGLLDLSGRTAAVTGASRGIGLAVARLLAAAGADVIGISASMPAGDSPARTAVEAEGRVFTPVRTDLSDHAQVAGLGALLAAREVDVLVNNGGTIRRAPAAEHADADFDHVLDVNLRATWTLSRDVGRAMLARGSGRIVNIASMLSFQGGITVPGYTASKAGVAGLTKALANEWAHRGVNVNAVAPGYVSTDNTDALRADPDRSRSILERIPAGRWAEPEDIAGAVLFLCSRAADYVHGVVLPVDGGWLAR